The DNA sequence TGTACCAACTCACCGGTGTCACCAAGCGTTACCAGCGCGGCAAGGAATCCATCGACGCGCTCGCCGGCGTGGACCTCACCATCGAGGACGGCGGCCGGCTCGTCATCCAGGGCCCCACCGGCGGCGGCAAGTCCACCCTGCTCCAGATGCTCGGCGCCCTGGACCGCCCGACGGCGGGACAGATCGTCCTCGACGGACTCGACCTCGCCACCGTCTCCGAATCCCGCCTCACCCGGGTCCGCGCGGAGAGCATCGGCTTCGTGTTCCAGTCCTTCAACCTGATCCCGACGCTCACCGCCCAGGAGAACGTCGAGACGGCCCTCGTCCCGCTCGGCCTGAAGGCCCGCGAGCGGCGCGACCGGGCCGCCGAAGCGCTGGACTCCGTGGGCCTCGGCGAGCGGATGGGGCACCTGCCCGGGGAGATGTCCGGCGGCCAGCAGCAGCGCGTGGCCATCGCGCGGGCGCTGGTGAAGCGGCCGAAGGTGCTGCTGGCCGACGAGCCGACCGGCAACCTCGACGAGTCCATGCGCGACGAGGTCATGGAACTGCTCGAAGGACTGTGGAAGGAACACGGCCTGACCTTCGTCATGGTCACCCACGACAGCGCGCTCGCGAAGCGGGCACCGCGGGTGGCGACCATCCGCCGGGGGAAGGTGACCATCACCGAAAACGCCTGAGACCGTCACCGAAAACGCCTGAGCGCCCCGCCACGCTCCGGTTTAGGGTCCGGAGCATGATGATCACCCCACTCTCCGTACCCCCGACCGACACCGAGATCGACCACTGGTGGGCCGTCCTGGCCGCGGCCAGGACGGCCGACCTGCCGGGGACTCCGCCGCCCTCCCGGACGGAGGTGGCCGGAGCGCTGCGGGTGCCCTCGGCGCGGGGGCGCTCGCTGCACTGGGCGACGGACGACGCCGTCGCCTCCCTCGTGCTCTTCACCGACGGCGTCAACGACCACACGGCGTTCCTGGACGAGCTGACCGTACGGCCCGACGCGCGGCGCCGCGGTGCGGGAGCGGCCCTGTGGGCGCTGGTCCGCGAGGAGCTGCTCGCGGACGGCCGGACCTCGGTCGCGGCGGAGCTGGACCTGAAGGGTCCGGGTCAGGCGTTCGCCGAGTCCCTGGGCTTCGAGAACGTCCTGTCCATGGCCTGGTACGTACAGGACGTGCGGGAGGCGCGGTGGGCGCAGGGTGCGCAGGCGGCGAAGGGGGAGGCGGCGCCCCTCGCGCCCGGCTACGAGCTGCACTGCTGGCCCGGGCTGGTGCCCGACGACCGGGCGCAGGCCGTGGCCGTCGCCCACGGGGCGATGGAGGACGCGCCGACGGGGGAGCTGGACCAGCAGATCCAGACCTGGACGGCGGAGCGCCTGCACGCGGCGCACCGCAAGGTCCTGGACCGGGGAGGCGCTCTGACCACGGTCGCCGCCGTCACCCCGGACGGCGAGGTGGCGGCCTACACGGAACTGGTCCTCCCCGACCCGGCCGGCCCGCGCGCGCTCCAGTACGACACCGTGGTGGTCCCCGGCCACCGGGGCCACGGCCTCGGCCGCGCGGTCAAGCTCCGCATGCTGGCGGAGGCGGCGACCCGCCACCCGGACCTGCGCACCATCGCCACCTC is a window from the Streptomyces sp. NBC_01244 genome containing:
- a CDS encoding ABC transporter ATP-binding protein, whose translation is MYQLTGVTKRYQRGKESIDALAGVDLTIEDGGRLVIQGPTGGGKSTLLQMLGALDRPTAGQIVLDGLDLATVSESRLTRVRAESIGFVFQSFNLIPTLTAQENVETALVPLGLKARERRDRAAEALDSVGLGERMGHLPGEMSGGQQQRVAIARALVKRPKVLLADEPTGNLDESMRDEVMELLEGLWKEHGLTFVMVTHDSALAKRAPRVATIRRGKVTITENA
- a CDS encoding GNAT family N-acetyltransferase, encoding MMITPLSVPPTDTEIDHWWAVLAAARTADLPGTPPPSRTEVAGALRVPSARGRSLHWATDDAVASLVLFTDGVNDHTAFLDELTVRPDARRRGAGAALWALVREELLADGRTSVAAELDLKGPGQAFAESLGFENVLSMAWYVQDVREARWAQGAQAAKGEAAPLAPGYELHCWPGLVPDDRAQAVAVAHGAMEDAPTGELDQQIQTWTAERLHAAHRKVLDRGGALTTVAAVTPDGEVAAYTELVLPDPAGPRALQYDTVVVPGHRGHGLGRAVKLRMLAEAATRHPDLRTIATSVADDNTPMLAVNAALGYRRERGVGYFQLTL